In Nitratiruptor sp. YY09-18, a single window of DNA contains:
- a CDS encoding O-acetylhomoserine aminocarboxypropyltransferase/cysteine synthase family protein: MKKETLALHAGYTKDEQKTMAVPIYMSTAYAFDSAEHAANLFALKELGNIYTRIGNPTTDVFEKRFAALEGGEAALATASGMAAITYSVLNLCEAGDNIVAANQLYGGTVTLFTHTLKRLGIEARMFDVHKPEQLEDLLDEKTKLIFFESITNPSIDVPDFEAIVAIANKYGIITIVDNTVATPMLCSPLELGVDVVVHSTSKYTTGQGLALGGIIVEGRSAKEKLLDKSRYPHFNEPDASYHGLIYNETPFPPFILRARLSLLRDMGAAPSPFNSWLFIQGLEHLSLRIKQHSQSALAIAKWLASHPKVKKVNYPLLEGDKNYKNAKKYLKGGASGLLSFEVDSFEEAKKIADSVKIFSRVVNIGDSKSIITHPASTTHQQLSAEELELAGVSEGLIRLSIGLEAVEDLIADLEQAMS, translated from the coding sequence ATGAAAAAAGAGACCTTGGCTTTGCATGCTGGCTACACAAAAGATGAGCAAAAGACGATGGCGGTACCCATCTATATGTCCACAGCATATGCATTTGATAGTGCTGAACATGCTGCAAACCTCTTTGCTCTCAAAGAGCTAGGAAATATTTACACCCGCATTGGGAACCCTACAACAGATGTATTTGAGAAGCGTTTTGCCGCATTGGAAGGTGGAGAGGCAGCACTTGCAACTGCTAGTGGTATGGCTGCGATTACCTATAGTGTACTCAATCTATGCGAAGCAGGTGACAATATCGTCGCAGCCAATCAGCTCTATGGAGGTACAGTTACGCTCTTTACCCATACCCTTAAGCGTCTCGGTATCGAAGCACGCATGTTTGATGTGCATAAGCCTGAGCAGCTTGAAGATCTCCTAGATGAAAAGACAAAGCTCATCTTCTTTGAATCTATCACCAATCCAAGCATCGATGTGCCAGATTTTGAAGCAATTGTTGCTATAGCAAATAAATATGGAATCATCACGATAGTAGACAATACTGTTGCAACACCAATGCTATGTAGCCCTCTTGAACTTGGCGTCGATGTGGTGGTGCACAGTACAAGTAAATATACAACAGGTCAAGGTCTAGCGTTGGGTGGCATTATCGTAGAGGGTAGAAGTGCGAAAGAGAAGCTTCTTGATAAGAGTCGCTATCCTCACTTTAACGAACCAGATGCAAGCTATCATGGGCTTATATACAACGAGACACCATTTCCGCCATTTATCTTGCGCGCACGTTTGAGCCTCTTGCGTGATATGGGAGCAGCTCCAAGTCCATTTAATAGTTGGCTTTTTATCCAAGGATTGGAGCATTTGAGTTTGCGTATAAAGCAGCATAGCCAAAGTGCCCTAGCAATTGCCAAATGGCTCGCATCACATCCAAAAGTAAAAAAAGTCAACTATCCACTTCTTGAGGGGGATAAAAACTATAAAAATGCAAAAAAATATCTCAAAGGTGGAGCAAGTGGGCTTTTGAGTTTTGAGGTTGATAGCTTTGAAGAGGCAAAAAAGATTGCAGATAGCGTCAAAATTTTTAGCCGCGTTGTAAATATCGGTGATAGTAAATCAATCATCACACATCCAGCATCAACAACCCATCAGCAGTTGAGTGCCGAAGAGCTAGAGCTTGCAGGTGTGAGCGAAGGGCTTATACGCCTAAGCATTGGTTTAGAAGCCGTTGAAGATCTCATCGCTGATCTTGAGCAGGCGATGAGCTAA
- a CDS encoding homoserine O-acetyltransferase, with protein sequence MKIRTKRAKFTNPLYLESGRILEPYEIAYETYGELNEDKSNVIVVCHALSGSHHAAGRYEGDRKSGWWDALIGDGKAIDTREWFVICTNTIGSCFGSTGPMSKMYPSDEPYRFKFPVITIKDMVKAQRILFAKLGIDRVHAVIGGSMGGMQALRFGVDFPGFAKHIISLAATHATRPWVIAFNEIAKEAIIKDPDFKNGNYDPQEIKEKGLTGLAIGRMAGHISFLSHYSMDRKFGRDYVPNEGIYELFGRFQVERYLEYNGYNFSKWFDPLSYLYITKAINLFDLSNGYDSLQEALERIKSKLFLIGFEKDLLFLPEEMREIDEAMESIGKGELSEYYEVPSDYGHDAFLVEVDKFSDYINAIVEGKR encoded by the coding sequence TTGAAAATTAGGACAAAACGAGCAAAATTTACCAATCCTCTCTATCTTGAAAGCGGACGTATACTCGAACCTTATGAAATAGCTTATGAAACTTATGGCGAACTCAATGAAGACAAAAGCAATGTCATTGTGGTATGCCATGCTTTGAGTGGTTCACACCATGCGGCTGGGCGCTATGAGGGGGACAGAAAGTCTGGATGGTGGGATGCGCTCATAGGTGATGGCAAGGCGATCGATACACGCGAATGGTTTGTCATCTGTACCAATACGATCGGAAGCTGCTTTGGCTCTACTGGCCCTATGAGCAAAATGTATCCAAGTGATGAGCCTTATAGATTCAAATTTCCCGTCATCACGATCAAAGATATGGTCAAAGCCCAGCGTATCCTCTTTGCAAAGCTTGGTATTGACAGAGTCCATGCAGTTATTGGCGGAAGTATGGGTGGTATGCAGGCGCTCCGCTTTGGTGTAGACTTTCCAGGTTTTGCCAAACATATCATCTCTTTGGCAGCAACCCATGCAACAAGGCCTTGGGTGATCGCATTCAATGAGATTGCAAAAGAGGCAATTATAAAAGATCCTGATTTTAAAAATGGAAACTACGATCCACAAGAGATTAAAGAAAAAGGCTTAACAGGTCTTGCTATCGGGAGAATGGCCGGACATATTAGTTTTTTGAGCCACTACTCTATGGATAGAAAATTTGGAAGAGATTATGTGCCAAACGAGGGAATCTACGAGCTATTTGGAAGATTTCAAGTAGAGCGCTATTTAGAATACAATGGCTACAATTTTAGTAAATGGTTCGATCCCTTGAGCTATCTCTACATTACAAAGGCGATAAATCTCTTTGATCTTTCAAACGGCTACGATTCACTCCAAGAGGCGCTTGAGCGCATAAAATCAAAACTCTTTTTGATAGGATTTGAAAAGGATCTGCTCTTTTTGCCTGAAGAGATGAGAGAGATTGATGAAGCGATGGAGAGTATCGGCAAAGGGGAGCTAAGCGAATACTATGAAGTACCAAGTGACTATGGTCATGACGCTTTTTTAGTAGAAGTGGATAAATTTAGTGACTATATCAATGCGATTGTGGAAGGAAAGAGATGA
- the xseB gene encoding exodeoxyribonuclease VII small subunit produces MNDFESKIKKAKEILDELMKQDIPLAKSVELYKEGMKQLKEAQKMLEEAKAQIEKIGKEQ; encoded by the coding sequence ATGAATGATTTTGAGAGTAAGATAAAAAAAGCGAAAGAGATTTTAGATGAACTTATGAAACAGGATATTCCATTAGCAAAGAGTGTGGAACTTTATAAGGAGGGGATGAAGCAACTCAAAGAGGCACAAAAGATGCTCGAAGAGGCAAAAGCGCAGATTGAGAAGATAGGAAAAGAGCAATGA
- a CDS encoding carbon-nitrogen hydrolase family protein, translated as MNVALLQTASLALGLNRLDYYLKLSQSKGVRLFVLPEYALNHFFLELVNMPRGMVKQQSSAQLEALRELSSKYDTIIVAPIVRIIKDKIYKSIAIVKKERVQYYNQQILINYPHWNEERFFDNEIAPLQPAPVLRIDRYKIGVLAGFEIHFDFFWQEFLKKDVDAVLVPTAATFASHERWRAVLSSRAFCNNAYVLRINRIGEHTDKDGNIWKFYGDSFVVDPNGNVTIELGSTEELIITAIDKDIVKEAKKSWKFRQALKRRGML; from the coding sequence ATGAATGTAGCACTATTGCAGACCGCTTCACTGGCTCTTGGTCTCAATAGACTCGACTACTATCTTAAACTCTCCCAAAGCAAAGGTGTACGTCTCTTTGTATTGCCTGAGTATGCTCTCAACCACTTTTTTTTAGAGCTAGTTAATATGCCACGAGGAATGGTAAAGCAGCAAAGCAGTGCACAGCTTGAAGCACTGCGAGAGCTCTCTAGCAAATACGACACTATTATCGTTGCTCCAATTGTACGCATTATAAAAGATAAAATCTATAAAAGCATCGCGATTGTCAAAAAAGAGCGAGTGCAATACTATAATCAACAAATTCTTATCAACTATCCTCACTGGAATGAAGAGCGGTTTTTTGATAATGAGATCGCTCCTTTGCAACCTGCACCAGTGTTGCGCATTGATAGATACAAGATAGGGGTATTGGCTGGATTTGAGATACATTTTGATTTCTTTTGGCAAGAGTTTTTAAAAAAAGATGTTGATGCTGTGTTAGTACCTACTGCTGCGACTTTTGCTTCACATGAGCGTTGGAGAGCGGTGCTTAGCTCACGTGCTTTTTGTAACAATGCATATGTTTTGCGTATCAACCGCATTGGTGAGCATACAGATAAAGATGGTAATATTTGGAAATTTTATGGAGATAGTTTTGTTGTAGATCCAAATGGCAATGTGACTATTGAGCTTGGCAGTACAGAGGAGCTCATCATCACTGCAATTGACAAGGATATAGTCAAAGAGGCAAAGAAGAGCTGGAAATTTCGACAAGCATTGAAGCGTAGGGGTATGCTATGA
- a CDS encoding ThiF family adenylyltransferase yields the protein MKEYFARQIKLWGEDTQEKLQEKSVAIIGCGGLGSSLALALGSSGIGKIYLVDFDEVSVHNIHRQVTFGLKDEGKAKAQVNRCVIESRCPYVEVEAFCEDFDAFSKRDIKVDLILDATDNLPTRAKIDAYAKKTKTPWIYASVEEFRGQVCFMDKASFKAFKVTDRQPGGIAAPIVMLVASFEANLALRYLADLPIKKDQLYFLYFDSEGEFCLDKFGMPKDSDAV from the coding sequence ATGAAAGAGTATTTTGCAAGGCAGATAAAGCTGTGGGGAGAGGATACACAAGAGAAGCTCCAGGAAAAATCAGTAGCGATTATTGGATGTGGTGGGCTTGGAAGCTCACTCGCTTTGGCTCTGGGATCGAGTGGAATAGGGAAGATATATTTAGTCGATTTTGATGAGGTGAGTGTGCACAATATCCATAGACAGGTGACATTTGGTCTCAAAGATGAAGGCAAAGCTAAAGCCCAAGTAAATAGATGCGTTATTGAGAGTAGATGCCCTTATGTAGAAGTAGAGGCCTTTTGTGAAGATTTCGATGCCTTTAGCAAAAGAGATATCAAAGTCGATCTCATATTAGATGCAACAGATAATCTTCCTACTCGTGCAAAAATCGATGCATATGCTAAGAAAACCAAAACGCCTTGGATCTATGCAAGCGTTGAGGAGTTTCGTGGACAGGTCTGCTTTATGGATAAAGCAAGTTTCAAAGCCTTCAAAGTAACTGACCGCCAACCCGGAGGCATTGCTGCACCCATTGTGATGCTTGTTGCGAGTTTCGAAGCAAATCTAGCTCTGCGCTATCTAGCAGACTTGCCTATCAAAAAGGATCAGCTCTATTTTCTCTATTTTGACAGTGAGGGAGAGTTTTGTTTAGATAAGTTTGGGATGCCAAAGGATAGCGATGCAGTTTGA
- a CDS encoding succinyldiaminopimelate transaminase, with protein MQFEKYPFEKLAALLDGLSPNSEYMPLSLTIGEPQFATPKFIQDELCKRSELLNKYPKTAGEEILHDAIKAFVSRRFGIELDDSELVLSFGTREVLFNFPQFLLFDKKSPTMAFTNPFYQIYEGAAIASRAKIKYLHLSEENGFKPIVDESLKDADLVIINSPNNPTAAVMDMRELQEWVKAALEYDFVLINDECYSEIYVDTPPPSLLEASKVVGNEKFKNILVVNSLSKRSSAPGLRSGFIAGDRKILEEYRRYRTYVGCASPLPLQYAAAAAWRDEEHVRENRDRYRKNFKIAREILGVDIPKATFYLWLEVGDDLAFTKMLYTRYNIKVLPGSFLGRQGVGSGYVRIALVYDENKTKEALMRIKRAQEER; from the coding sequence ATGCAGTTTGAGAAGTACCCTTTTGAAAAACTTGCTGCACTTTTAGATGGCTTGAGCCCAAATAGTGAATATATGCCTTTGAGTCTTACAATCGGAGAGCCACAATTTGCAACGCCAAAATTTATCCAAGATGAGCTATGTAAACGAAGTGAGCTATTAAACAAATACCCTAAAACTGCTGGTGAAGAGATATTGCATGATGCTATTAAAGCTTTTGTATCAAGGCGCTTTGGAATCGAGCTAGATGATAGTGAACTTGTTCTTAGTTTTGGAACAAGAGAAGTGTTGTTTAATTTTCCGCAGTTTTTGCTTTTTGATAAAAAATCGCCAACAATGGCTTTTACCAACCCTTTTTATCAGATCTATGAGGGTGCAGCAATTGCTAGTAGAGCCAAGATAAAATATCTTCATCTCTCTGAAGAGAATGGTTTCAAACCTATAGTCGATGAGAGTTTAAAAGACGCAGATCTTGTGATTATCAACTCACCAAATAACCCAACAGCTGCAGTGATGGATATGCGTGAACTCCAAGAGTGGGTGAAGGCTGCTTTGGAGTATGATTTTGTCCTTATCAATGATGAGTGCTATAGTGAGATCTATGTAGACACTCCGCCACCTTCACTTCTAGAGGCAAGCAAAGTTGTAGGAAATGAGAAGTTTAAAAATATTTTGGTTGTCAACTCTCTTTCAAAACGGAGCAGTGCTCCAGGGCTTCGGAGTGGTTTTATCGCCGGAGATAGAAAGATCTTAGAGGAGTATAGACGCTATCGCACATATGTAGGGTGCGCTTCGCCTCTGCCTTTGCAGTATGCCGCCGCTGCTGCATGGAGAGATGAGGAGCATGTGCGAGAGAATCGTGATAGATACCGCAAAAATTTTAAAATAGCCAGAGAAATATTGGGTGTAGATATTCCAAAAGCCACCTTCTATCTTTGGCTCGAGGTCGGAGATGATTTAGCTTTTACAAAGATGCTGTATACCAGATACAATATCAAAGTATTGCCAGGTAGTTTTCTGGGGCGCCAAGGAGTTGGGAGCGGATATGTACGTATAGCCCTTGTCTATGATGAAAATAAAACCAAAGAAGCACTAATGCGCATAAAAAGAGCACAAGAGGAGAGATGA